The following are from one region of the Treponema denticola genome:
- a CDS encoding ATP-binding protein, with translation MSYIVRSRYMEKIRQFIDKPIIKVLSGMRRVGKSTILLLIKDEVFSHIPDKNKIYLNFESIELFTVNKAEVLIEYLKPLIKDLTGRIYFFFDEIQFVENWEQVINGLRVDLDCDIYLTGSNSGLLSGDLASLLAGRYVEFEIQPFSFGEFIKCFDGKPLSREDLFFAFVKTGGMPFLKYFNLEEIPSFKYLNDVYNTVLVKDVLQYNNIRDVDIFNRILDYAMENIGHTFSANSIKNYFKNENRNVSADTVLNYLDYCSKAFIIKKVPRYDTAGKKVLKIDEKYYLTDHGFRQARGFSNMKDIERVLENIVYIELRSRGYEVTIGKVKDKEIDFIAKRENDVYYYQVAYKMGDESTREREFGVYKAIKDNFPKYVLSLDSMDFSQDGIIHKNIIDFLLEYGA, from the coding sequence ATGAGCTATATTGTAAGATCACGCTATATGGAAAAAATCCGGCAGTTTATCGATAAGCCCATTATTAAGGTACTATCCGGTATGAGACGGGTTGGAAAATCAACTATTTTACTGCTCATAAAAGATGAGGTTTTTAGCCATATACCCGATAAAAATAAAATTTATCTTAATTTTGAATCCATAGAGCTTTTTACGGTAAATAAGGCCGAAGTTTTGATTGAATACCTCAAGCCATTGATCAAGGACTTAACCGGAAGAATATATTTTTTCTTTGATGAAATACAGTTTGTAGAAAATTGGGAGCAGGTTATAAACGGACTGCGGGTTGATTTGGATTGCGATATTTATCTTACAGGCTCAAATTCCGGCTTGCTTTCAGGAGATCTTGCAAGTCTACTGGCCGGAAGATATGTGGAATTTGAAATTCAACCTTTTAGTTTTGGGGAATTTATAAAATGCTTTGACGGTAAGCCGCTTTCTAGGGAAGATTTGTTTTTCGCCTTTGTTAAAACAGGCGGGATGCCTTTTTTGAAGTATTTTAATTTGGAGGAAATCCCGTCTTTTAAATACTTAAATGATGTTTATAATACCGTTTTGGTTAAAGATGTTTTACAGTACAATAATATAAGGGATGTGGATATTTTTAACCGTATTTTGGATTATGCAATGGAAAACATAGGGCACACTTTTTCTGCAAACAGTATAAAAAATTATTTTAAAAATGAAAATAGAAATGTTTCGGCAGATACGGTGCTTAATTATTTGGATTATTGCAGTAAAGCCTTTATCATAAAAAAGGTGCCACGCTACGATACTGCGGGAAAAAAGGTACTTAAAATCGACGAAAAATACTATCTGACGGATCACGGGTTTAGGCAGGCACGAGGATTCTCCAATATGAAAGATATCGAAAGAGTGCTCGAAAATATTGTTTATATTGAACTTCGTTCCAGAGGCTATGAGGTTACAATAGGCAAGGTAAAAGACAAAGAAATCGACTTTATAGCAAAAAGGGAAAACGATGTTTATTATTATCAAGTCGCTTATAAAATGGGAGATGAATCTACAAGGGAAAGAGAATTCGGTGTTTATAAGGCAATCAAGGATAACTTTCCCAAATATGTACTCTCCTTGGATTCTATGGATTTTAGTCAGGATGGAATTATCCACAAAAACATAATAGATTTTCTACTTGAATACGGAGCCTAA
- a CDS encoding response regulator, protein MKIIIVDDDCLVVSSLKTILKANGFNIIATGSNGSEAISLFNEYKPDILLMDIRMQNMTGIEASEKILAEHSDAKILLLTTFNDEEYITKAINFGCKGYILKQNIDSLVPALNAVGAGSIVFDSEIISKIPQTKPARSQFKEDLNDRETDILELVADGLNNKEIASRLSLSEGTVRNYVSSILEKLNLRDRTQLVVYYYTK, encoded by the coding sequence ATGAAGATAATAATAGTTGATGATGATTGTCTTGTAGTTTCCTCTTTAAAGACAATATTAAAAGCCAACGGTTTCAATATTATTGCCACCGGCTCAAATGGAAGCGAAGCTATATCCTTATTCAACGAATACAAACCGGATATTCTTTTAATGGATATCAGAATGCAAAATATGACCGGAATAGAAGCAAGCGAAAAAATTCTAGCCGAACATAGCGATGCAAAAATATTATTGCTTACAACTTTTAACGATGAAGAATATATTACAAAAGCCATCAATTTCGGATGTAAAGGGTATATATTAAAACAAAATATAGATTCTTTGGTGCCTGCATTAAACGCAGTCGGTGCAGGGAGCATTGTATTTGATTCGGAGATAATATCAAAAATCCCTCAAACAAAACCGGCCCGCTCTCAATTTAAAGAAGATTTAAACGATAGAGAAACCGATATTTTGGAATTGGTTGCAGATGGGCTTAATAATAAAGAAATAGCAAGCCGACTTAGTTTAAGTGAAGGAACTGTCCGCAATTATGTTTCTTCCATACTCGAAAAACTGAATTTAAGGGACAGAACACAATTAGTCGTATATTATTATACAAAATAG
- a CDS encoding thiamine ABC transporter substrate-binding protein — MKNHLRSILIFSFLIIGCAALFAGGAKESDETKVVVYTTKSFAADYGPGPKIAELFKAKTGKEVEYVICKEGVLNRIILEGKASTADVLIGIDNHLIEKARKAKVLKAYKPTAADKIDSEVLIADDWLLTPFDYGYFAFMFDTKAKIKKPTSLKELTEPAYTKKIVILDPSSSTTGLGLAAWTKAVFGDNYLDFWKALKPNIFAMAPKWSTGYGYFTAGEAPIAISYTSSLASHVLYDKTNRFQPLIFEEGHIIQIEGMGIAANAANTKGAKEFIDFMLTEEAQSLLPETQFMYPVIKGLALPASYKDVPKPAKVLRIPSEDQTESVNAVINVLQK; from the coding sequence ATGAAAAATCATTTACGCTCTATTTTAATTTTCTCTTTTTTAATTATCGGTTGTGCCGCTCTTTTTGCAGGCGGTGCAAAAGAATCTGACGAAACAAAGGTTGTAGTTTACACGACAAAATCCTTTGCTGCCGACTACGGCCCCGGTCCGAAAATTGCCGAACTCTTTAAGGCAAAAACGGGCAAAGAAGTTGAGTACGTTATCTGCAAAGAAGGCGTTTTAAACAGAATCATACTGGAAGGTAAGGCCTCTACAGCGGATGTCCTCATCGGTATAGATAACCACCTTATCGAAAAAGCCCGCAAAGCAAAAGTTTTAAAAGCCTACAAACCTACGGCCGCAGACAAGATAGATTCGGAAGTTCTTATTGCCGATGACTGGCTTTTAACACCCTTCGACTACGGCTATTTTGCCTTTATGTTCGACACAAAAGCTAAAATCAAAAAGCCCACATCTTTAAAAGAGCTGACCGAGCCTGCTTATACAAAAAAGATTGTTATTTTAGATCCGAGTTCCAGCACAACGGGGCTTGGCTTGGCCGCTTGGACAAAGGCTGTATTTGGAGATAATTACCTAGACTTTTGGAAGGCCCTCAAACCGAATATCTTTGCCATGGCTCCCAAGTGGAGTACGGGCTACGGATATTTTACAGCCGGAGAAGCTCCCATAGCCATTTCTTACACAAGCAGCCTTGCCTCCCATGTTTTATATGACAAAACAAACCGATTTCAACCATTGATTTTTGAAGAAGGGCATATTATTCAAATTGAAGGCATGGGTATTGCCGCCAATGCAGCTAATACTAAAGGAGCAAAGGAATTTATAGACTTTATGCTGACGGAAGAAGCTCAAAGCCTTCTTCCCGAAACCCAGTTTATGTATCCTGTCATCAAGGGGCTTGCCCTTCCTGCTTCTTATAAGGATGTTCCCAAACCTGCAAAAGTTTTGCGTATTCCTTCAGAAGATCAAACCGAATCGGTAAATGCCGTAATCAATGTTTTACAAAAATAA
- a CDS encoding DUF3100 domain-containing protein: MKNIRLHLTVLVLVVISEFIGKFAFKVGIGTIVLLPMLYALILGILTTLKKVKISGEKEIKDAGSLISITLMLLMAKYGTTIGPSILTILKASPALILQEFGNLGTVILGVPIAVLLGLKREAIGGAHSISREPNVAIVAERYGLNSPEGEGVLGVYLVGTVFGTIFIGLMASILASATFLHPYALAMASGVGSASMMTASVGSLIELFPELAENIKAFGAASNLLSGLDGVYMSIFLALPFSEWLFKKCYKMKYHQEPPLPSVPAELSDNSK; the protein is encoded by the coding sequence ATGAAGAATATACGATTACACCTAACAGTTCTTGTTTTGGTTGTTATTTCGGAATTCATCGGAAAGTTTGCATTTAAGGTTGGAATAGGAACAATCGTTCTATTACCGATGCTTTATGCTTTAATTCTCGGTATTTTAACAACATTGAAAAAAGTTAAAATATCCGGAGAAAAAGAGATTAAAGATGCAGGAAGTCTTATAAGTATTACTCTTATGCTTTTGATGGCTAAGTATGGAACAACCATTGGCCCCAGCATCTTGACAATTCTAAAAGCAAGTCCGGCTCTTATTTTGCAGGAATTTGGAAATTTAGGAACAGTTATTTTAGGAGTTCCTATTGCCGTATTACTCGGCCTTAAACGGGAAGCCATAGGCGGAGCGCATTCAATTTCACGAGAGCCTAATGTTGCCATTGTTGCAGAGAGGTATGGTCTAAACTCCCCTGAAGGTGAAGGAGTATTAGGCGTTTATCTTGTTGGAACAGTGTTTGGTACAATATTCATAGGACTAATGGCCAGTATTTTAGCTTCAGCTACATTTTTACATCCTTATGCTCTTGCTATGGCATCAGGTGTAGGTTCTGCTTCTATGATGACGGCCTCAGTCGGTTCTCTTATAGAGTTATTCCCTGAGCTGGCAGAAAATATTAAGGCTTTTGGAGCTGCGAGTAACTTACTTTCAGGCTTAGACGGAGTTTATATGTCTATATTCCTTGCTTTGCCTTTTTCGGAATGGTTGTTTAAAAAATGTTATAAGATGAAATATCATCAAGAACCGCCTCTTCCGTCAGTTCCGGCTGAACTTAGTGATAATTCAAAATAA
- a CDS encoding M20 metallopeptidase family protein has translation MYNIIDLVKQKEAKIIQIRRDLHQIPELELSLPKTVDYVCKQLDALQIPYHKLVNGNAIVAIIEGKEKGKCIAIRADMDALPIKENTGLSFASKHEGCMHACGHDGHMAMALGACMVLKELSSEFKGCVKILFQPGEEYPGGALPMIEEGCMENPKVDAVIGLHAGYIYPGVEKGKIGACKGPFFAAADKFKIIVKGYGAHGAYPHLSVDPVPIACEIVSGLQKIISRELPPTSHALISVGQIHGGSAFNIIPEEVFIEGTVRSADENERSFIAKRIEDLASGISKSYRAEAKTVYDFRYPVLLNDKGFTEFFIESTREILGEDSIHEISVPTMAGEDMAYFLQKAPGTFFVLSNPIIQNDGSIYPHHSDKFDMDESLFYKGTSAVLATVLKYLDLGGLK, from the coding sequence ATGTATAATATAATTGATTTGGTCAAACAAAAAGAAGCTAAGATTATTCAAATTAGGAGGGACCTGCATCAGATTCCCGAATTGGAATTATCCCTTCCAAAAACTGTGGACTATGTTTGTAAGCAGCTTGATGCTCTGCAAATACCCTATCATAAACTTGTCAACGGGAATGCTATTGTTGCCATCATTGAGGGAAAAGAAAAGGGCAAATGTATAGCAATTAGAGCCGATATGGATGCCTTGCCTATAAAAGAAAATACGGGGCTAAGTTTTGCCTCAAAACATGAGGGCTGTATGCATGCCTGCGGCCATGACGGGCACATGGCTATGGCTCTTGGAGCCTGTATGGTGCTTAAGGAACTGTCATCTGAATTTAAAGGCTGTGTAAAAATTCTTTTTCAACCGGGAGAGGAGTATCCCGGAGGAGCCCTCCCCATGATTGAAGAAGGCTGTATGGAAAATCCAAAGGTTGATGCCGTAATAGGCCTTCATGCAGGTTATATTTATCCGGGTGTTGAAAAGGGAAAGATAGGTGCATGTAAAGGGCCTTTTTTTGCCGCAGCCGATAAATTCAAGATTATCGTAAAGGGATATGGCGCTCATGGGGCTTATCCGCATCTTTCGGTAGATCCTGTTCCCATAGCTTGTGAAATAGTTTCCGGTTTACAAAAGATTATAAGCCGTGAGCTTCCCCCAACTTCTCACGCCCTGATTTCCGTAGGACAAATACATGGCGGATCCGCTTTTAATATCATACCCGAGGAAGTTTTTATTGAAGGAACGGTGCGTTCTGCTGATGAAAATGAACGCAGCTTCATTGCAAAAAGGATTGAAGATCTTGCTTCGGGTATTTCAAAATCTTACAGGGCCGAAGCAAAAACGGTTTATGATTTTAGGTATCCTGTTTTGCTAAATGATAAAGGTTTTACGGAATTTTTTATTGAAAGTACAAGAGAAATTTTGGGAGAAGATTCTATTCACGAAATTTCAGTGCCTACAATGGCCGGTGAAGATATGGCATATTTTTTGCAAAAAGCTCCGGGTACGTTTTTTGTCTTGTCCAATCCTATAATACAGAATGACGGTAGTATTTATCCTCACCACTCAGATAAATTTGATATGGATGAAAGTTTATTTTATAAGGGTACCTCAGCTGTGCTGGCTACCGTTTTAAAATATTTAGATTTAGGAGGTTTAAAATGA
- a CDS encoding ABC transporter permease, whose product MFYKNKQKGRDTRPDRVSRPSGLSKLDRLVLPLGGLIFFLVLLSFFLPLILSFVPLFSSRFDFSHITGVKSSFDFSQIFRIAAFTVSQAFFSSALACAVGFAAAYFCARKNFRGRKFLMALSSVPLCVPAIIVALSFIIFFGNNGILNSFLKSLLNQDEPPVNFVFSMTGVIIIHGFYNFPLAMKTISQVWERLSEDEPNAALLLGASKFRIFKTITFPALLNSIAVSFLLIFLFCFFSFIIILLFGGLALTTLEVELYKAARTKLDMNLAAKIALTEISAALILILIYSNLQKKMRVQNENLKGIRERTAIKGFGQKTFFSFTIFIIILFLIAPLFSIFLHSTYNVNYTSIFDKFFYFKAWKNIFLSRTFWTALWTSIKIGILTALVSLIASLFFAYITVFYNRRKIYAVPYLPLAVSSVMLGFGWLLLRPNGTELILIFAQSSLAWPFAWTQIQTSLLRIPQNIINAAVLFSPDKKTAFFKVIVPMCKKGIFSALAFVFAISAGDTSLPIVLNIPRFNNLALLIFDYASSYRFVESSAVAVVLSLMTGFVFFLQEKET is encoded by the coding sequence ATGTTTTACAAAAATAAACAGAAAGGCCGAGATACTCGGCCTGACCGAGTTTCTCGGCCAAGCGGCCTATCAAAGCTAGACCGCCTTGTTTTACCGCTCGGCGGCCTTATCTTTTTTCTTGTACTGCTTTCTTTTTTTCTTCCGCTGATTTTAAGCTTTGTTCCCTTATTTTCTTCACGCTTTGACTTTTCGCATATTACGGGAGTAAAAAGCTCTTTTGATTTTTCGCAGATTTTTAGGATTGCAGCCTTTACGGTTTCTCAGGCCTTTTTTTCCTCAGCTCTTGCCTGTGCGGTAGGCTTTGCTGCCGCTTATTTTTGTGCAAGAAAAAACTTTCGGGGTAGAAAATTTTTAATGGCTCTGTCGAGCGTTCCCCTCTGCGTGCCTGCAATAATCGTTGCCCTTTCCTTTATAATTTTTTTCGGGAATAACGGAATCCTCAATTCTTTTTTAAAGAGCTTATTAAACCAAGACGAACCGCCTGTCAATTTTGTGTTTTCGATGACGGGAGTAATTATAATCCACGGCTTTTACAACTTTCCCCTTGCGATGAAAACAATTTCTCAAGTCTGGGAACGTTTAAGCGAAGACGAACCTAATGCAGCCCTCCTTTTAGGGGCAAGTAAATTTAGAATCTTTAAGACCATAACCTTTCCGGCTCTTTTAAATTCTATAGCCGTTTCCTTTTTGTTGATCTTCCTTTTTTGCTTTTTTAGTTTTATAATAATCCTGCTTTTCGGAGGCCTTGCCCTTACCACCTTAGAGGTAGAACTTTACAAAGCAGCCCGCACAAAATTGGATATGAACCTTGCCGCAAAGATAGCCCTCACCGAAATCTCCGCGGCCTTAATTTTAATCCTCATCTATTCTAACCTGCAAAAAAAAATGAGAGTACAAAATGAAAACCTAAAGGGGATAAGGGAGAGGACTGCAATAAAAGGCTTTGGACAAAAAACCTTTTTTAGCTTTACGATTTTTATAATTATTCTTTTTTTAATAGCACCCTTGTTTTCTATTTTTTTACATTCTACATATAATGTAAATTACACTTCTATCTTTGACAAATTCTTTTATTTTAAGGCATGGAAAAATATTTTTTTATCCCGAACCTTTTGGACGGCTCTTTGGACAAGCATCAAAATCGGCATTCTTACAGCCCTTGTAAGCCTCATAGCTTCTTTGTTCTTTGCATACATTACCGTCTTTTATAACCGGAGAAAAATATATGCGGTTCCCTATCTGCCCTTGGCAGTTTCATCGGTAATGCTGGGCTTCGGCTGGCTCTTGTTAAGACCCAACGGAACGGAACTCATTTTAATCTTTGCACAAAGCTCCCTTGCGTGGCCCTTTGCATGGACCCAGATACAGACCTCGCTTTTACGTATTCCTCAAAATATTATCAATGCGGCAGTCTTGTTTTCACCGGACAAAAAAACGGCCTTTTTTAAGGTGATAGTACCCATGTGCAAGAAGGGCATTTTTTCCGCCTTGGCCTTTGTCTTTGCCATAAGTGCGGGAGATACTTCCTTACCAATAGTTTTAAACATACCGCGGTTTAATAACCTTGCCCTGCTGATCTTCGATTATGCTTCTTCATATCGTTTTGTAGAATCTTCTGCAGTTGCAGTCGTCTTAAGCCTTATGACCGGCTTTGTTTTCTTTTTACAGGAGAAAGAAACTTAA
- a CDS encoding sensor histidine kinase — protein MLLFLENFLIVLFSSLFVFSKTGSFIVIPYFIIFFSIGLWSGMIRSNIKPFIFIVFVIFTAAFNRNLEFFSPVFIAMNLEAEEIQKNYISLIFKFLPLLCVFFNFDLIFFLFTLIIFFYSGVKENYLLKTLEVTGLKDKLAESKINSEKRERILENEVLKNAEVLILAERNRISGSLHNSIGHTLSAGILQVNALKYVSNQQEVKDSLNILQNSLENGMTEIRECLHNMHNDSFNLQTGLEELVENTKKIKIQLTYKVDSIPYELKYDIFSIVKESLSNTIKHSGASELNLSVLEHIGFYSLIIKDNGRGFSGKQIRNLNYGIGLKVIADLVEKHRGIIKFYSENGFKTHIIFPKIKDKCNEDNNS, from the coding sequence ATGCTTTTATTTTTAGAAAATTTTTTGATAGTTCTTTTTTCTTCTCTTTTTGTATTTTCTAAAACAGGATCGTTTATAGTTATTCCCTACTTTATAATATTTTTTTCTATAGGGCTATGGAGCGGTATGATACGCAGTAATATAAAGCCTTTTATTTTTATCGTTTTTGTCATATTTACAGCAGCATTCAATAGAAATCTTGAATTTTTTTCTCCCGTTTTTATCGCTATGAATTTAGAAGCCGAAGAAATTCAAAAAAACTACATTTCCCTTATTTTTAAATTTCTTCCCTTATTGTGCGTATTTTTTAATTTCGATCTTATTTTCTTTCTGTTTACTTTGATTATATTCTTCTATTCGGGTGTTAAAGAAAACTATCTACTTAAAACATTGGAAGTAACCGGACTAAAAGATAAACTTGCCGAAAGTAAAATTAATTCGGAAAAAAGGGAACGAATTTTAGAAAACGAGGTTTTAAAAAATGCTGAAGTTTTAATCCTCGCCGAACGGAACAGAATTTCAGGAAGTCTTCATAACTCCATAGGGCATACACTTAGTGCCGGTATTTTACAGGTGAATGCACTAAAATATGTTTCAAACCAACAAGAAGTAAAAGACAGCTTAAATATTTTACAAAATTCTTTAGAAAACGGTATGACTGAAATAAGAGAATGTCTTCATAATATGCACAATGATTCTTTTAATTTACAAACAGGTTTGGAAGAACTTGTTGAAAACACAAAAAAAATTAAAATACAATTAACATATAAGGTAGACTCTATACCCTATGAGCTAAAATATGATATCTTTTCAATAGTAAAAGAAAGCCTTTCAAACACCATCAAGCACAGCGGAGCAAGCGAATTGAATCTGAGCGTACTTGAACACATTGGCTTTTACTCTCTTATAATAAAAGATAATGGGCGAGGCTTTTCAGGAAAACAAATCAGAAATCTAAATTATGGAATAGGTTTAAAGGTTATAGCCGACCTTGTAGAAAAACATAGAGGCATAATTAAATTTTATTCCGAAAACGGATTTAAAACCCATATCATATTTCCAAAAATAAAGGATAAATGCAATGAAGATAATAATAGTTGA
- a CDS encoding ABC transporter ATP-binding protein — MEKAFLQLKNIKKHFTEKDISISFELKKGKALALLGPSGCGKTTVLKIIAGLVPQDSGEIILDGKNINHTPPGKRGIGMVFQDYALFPHLNVEENIFYGLVSQGMSKKEARKAIAPLVELFHLEALQKRKTDLLSGGEKQRVSLARSLAVKPALILFDEPLSALDADLRLNLRKELRAKQESLGYTAVYVTHDKDEAAALADDVLYMG; from the coding sequence ATGGAAAAGGCATTTTTACAGCTTAAAAACATAAAAAAACATTTTACCGAAAAAGATATTTCCATTTCTTTTGAATTAAAAAAAGGAAAAGCTCTTGCCCTCCTCGGGCCTTCAGGCTGCGGCAAAACAACGGTTTTAAAAATAATCGCAGGCCTTGTCCCTCAGGATTCGGGAGAAATTATTTTGGACGGAAAAAATATCAATCACACTCCTCCCGGCAAACGCGGGATCGGAATGGTCTTTCAGGACTACGCCCTCTTTCCTCATCTCAATGTTGAAGAAAATATTTTCTACGGCTTGGTCTCCCAAGGCATGTCCAAAAAGGAAGCCCGAAAGGCCATTGCCCCCCTCGTCGAGCTTTTTCATTTGGAAGCCTTACAAAAACGCAAAACGGATCTTCTTTCGGGCGGAGAAAAACAAAGGGTTTCTCTTGCACGGAGTCTTGCAGTAAAACCCGCTCTCATCCTCTTTGATGAACCCCTTTCAGCCCTCGATGCAGACCTTCGCCTGAACTTGCGTAAAGAATTAAGAGCCAAGCAGGAGAGTTTGGGCTACACAGCCGTTTATGTTACCCACGACAAAGACGAGGCTGCAGCCCTTGCCGATGATGTACTCTACATGGGCTAG
- a CDS encoding Fic family protein: protein MRKFDYSFLKNALLPAGLLNISSGIADLKNEAKHRKQDYVKVFTELEAVARIQSIKSSNAIEGIVTSDERINAIVNQNSAPLNHDEAEIAGYRDSLAAIHSAYENIDFTVKDILALHKILMSSAGYEYGGRFKNFNNSIIEVDAEGNRKIRFQPISAEETPMAMEQLELAYLSARDDSAINQLLLIPCVILDFLCIHPFKDGNGRMSRLLSLLLLYKNGYDTSKYVSFEEQINNYKSYYYDSLKKSSYYWHENKNDYIPFIENFLSTLYRCYKELDKRFAVLNGKKVTKTARVEACVLNSLTPISKSEICKIHPDISPTTVEAVLGTMLRDGLIKIIGSGRSSKYIRNKAVL from the coding sequence ATGAGAAAATTCGATTATTCTTTTTTAAAAAATGCTCTGCTTCCTGCAGGGCTTTTGAATATTTCTTCAGGAATTGCAGACCTTAAAAATGAGGCAAAACACAGAAAACAAGATTATGTAAAAGTTTTTACGGAACTTGAAGCAGTTGCAAGAATTCAATCTATCAAAAGCTCAAATGCAATCGAAGGTATTGTTACAAGCGATGAAAGAATAAATGCTATTGTAAATCAAAACAGTGCTCCTCTTAATCATGATGAGGCCGAAATTGCAGGTTATCGAGATTCTCTTGCCGCTATTCATTCAGCCTATGAAAATATTGATTTTACGGTTAAAGATATCTTGGCCCTTCATAAAATTTTAATGTCTTCGGCCGGATATGAATACGGCGGCCGGTTTAAAAATTTTAATAATTCTATAATTGAAGTAGATGCAGAGGGCAATAGAAAAATCAGATTTCAGCCTATATCTGCTGAAGAAACACCTATGGCAATGGAACAATTGGAGCTTGCTTATCTTTCTGCACGGGATGACAGCGCTATTAATCAGTTATTATTGATACCATGTGTCATTCTCGATTTTTTATGCATTCACCCTTTTAAAGATGGAAACGGAAGAATGTCAAGGTTATTATCCTTGCTTTTGTTATATAAAAACGGATATGATACGAGTAAATATGTTTCTTTTGAGGAGCAGATAAATAATTATAAATCCTACTATTATGATTCTCTAAAAAAATCTTCATATTATTGGCATGAAAATAAAAATGACTATATCCCTTTTATCGAGAACTTTTTGTCCACCCTTTATCGATGTTATAAAGAACTTGATAAGCGGTTTGCCGTTCTGAACGGAAAAAAAGTTACAAAAACGGCTAGAGTTGAAGCCTGTGTTTTAAACAGCCTTACCCCAATTTCAAAATCTGAAATATGCAAAATTCATCCCGATATTAGCCCCACAACCGTTGAGGCTGTCTTAGGCACTATGTTAAGGGATGGATTAATCAAAATTATCGGCAGCGGCCGATCTTCAAAATATATAAGAAATAAAGCCGTCCTATAA